One window of Xanthomonas sp. 10-10 genomic DNA carries:
- a CDS encoding PilW family protein → MIALLLGLLVVGAAVGIFASNRQTYRATEGLGRMQEGVRNAFELMARDVREAAGNPCVNNLPIANVLESSSSKWWSNLNQWGDAFRGYGATDNAADLTVGGSNGQRLAGTEVLQLFAADENAATISLHDTATAKFTVNTASHGLNAGDLAVACNSRQASIFQVSSVSGQDIFHARAGTPGNCTLGLGVPMSCATGTVFNYAASGSVLVRLHATRWYIGNGTNGPSLYQQVATANGTVTTQEVAEGVKNLSVLYLVKGSNSYVNASAVGTRWADVIAARMSLSLVGTDSVGVGSAVIERQLVHVASLRNRNP, encoded by the coding sequence ATGATAGCGCTGCTGCTTGGTCTGCTAGTGGTAGGGGCTGCCGTTGGCATTTTTGCCTCCAATCGCCAGACATATCGAGCTACCGAGGGCCTTGGGAGAATGCAAGAAGGGGTGCGTAACGCTTTTGAGTTGATGGCAAGAGACGTGCGTGAAGCTGCCGGAAATCCCTGTGTCAATAACCTGCCTATAGCGAATGTCCTTGAGAGTTCTTCTTCCAAGTGGTGGAGCAACCTGAATCAGTGGGGCGATGCTTTTCGCGGATATGGGGCGACAGACAACGCTGCGGATCTGACTGTTGGTGGAAGTAATGGGCAGCGCCTTGCAGGTACCGAAGTGCTGCAATTGTTTGCAGCTGATGAGAATGCGGCGACCATCAGTCTGCATGACACTGCGACTGCGAAATTTACAGTGAATACTGCCAGTCACGGTTTGAATGCAGGCGACTTGGCGGTTGCCTGCAATTCACGTCAGGCGTCCATTTTCCAAGTGTCATCGGTTAGCGGTCAAGACATTTTCCATGCACGAGCTGGAACGCCGGGAAACTGTACGTTGGGTCTAGGAGTACCTATGAGCTGTGCCACAGGAACGGTCTTCAATTACGCGGCCTCTGGTTCGGTCCTGGTCCGTTTGCATGCAACTCGCTGGTATATCGGTAACGGCACTAATGGTCCATCCTTATACCAGCAGGTTGCCACTGCCAATGGCACTGTAACAACTCAAGAGGTGGCTGAGGGTGTCAAGAATCTCAGTGTGCTCTATCTAGTGAAAGGTAGTAATAGCTACGTCAATGCATCTGCGGTTGGAACCCGTTGGGCGGATGTTATCGCAGCTCGTATGAGCCTCAGTCTTGTCGGTACCGACAGCGTCGGAGTGGGGTCTGCAGTGATTGAACGTCAATTGGTCCACGTCGCAAGCCTGCGGAACCGCAACCCATGA